GCGCGGCATGCGGTCGGAGCGACTGTTCTTCGAGCCGGCCGGCGCAGAGTTCTTGCCCAAGCAGGTAACGCATTTTGCATGCCTTGTGCTGTCCCACGAGCAACCACACCATTCGAATCGGTTCTAACGCGAGAGAGGTTTCAGGAGACGGCGCCGGCGAGAGGCGAGAACGAGGCGGCCGCGGTGTTGTGCGTCAAGAACGAGGAACAATCGACCGCCACGGCGCCCCACAAGAACGagtcggcggcggaggcgcagGCCGCCGCGGTGAAGGGCGGCGCGGTGGTGGTGACGGTGGAATCGAAGGACCCGTACGGCGACTTCCGGGCGTCAATGGCGGAGATGGTGGCGGCGCACGGGCTGCGGGATTGGGAAGCCCTGGAGGAGCTCCTGGCGTGGTACCTCAAGCTGAACGCCAAGGGCGTCCACGCCGCCATCGTCGGCGCATTCATCGATCTTCTCGTGAGCATGCAGCCACAGGCTGCATCCCCGCTGCCgagcccgccgtcgccgtcgccctcGTCGTCGTGCATCACGTTCGAGGAGTACTCGTCGGCGACCTTTGACGAGGAAGAAGGCAAGAGCTGAGCTGAGGTTGAGGAGCTCGTTGTTTCTTTTTAATATTTTCCTTGTCTCGTTCAGAGATGGCAGTTTTTTGTGAATTATTTCGTGTGCCTGTGGAGGAATGGAAGGTGAGGCCTGAATGTAGCCATGGATGTACAGTTGCTAAAACTAGTTGATGCTGACCATCAGAGTAGATTAATGCCTAGACAACCACCAATGGACAGTATTTTAGTTTGCATGTTCTTTGTTTGTCCTTTTTGATTCCTGCTCTGCTCTTGTGTGTAAACTAGACTAACTCTGAAGCATGTTCCCTCTATGCGCCTGGCGTTGTTGTTAGCAGCTGCGTTTGGCTGCTTTTGCTAACAATTTTCATGGCATTTGAGCTCAACTTTATGTGTGAAGATCCAAACAAAGGTTGAGTCAAACATTAGCCCTTAGTCGTGCAGTGAACATTAAGCACTGCTGGTGTTTTCCTCACTGCAGTATAAATGCTTCACCAATATGTCATAATTTCGAGATGCTTGCAGTCCTTCAATGCGTCGGCAGGCCTCTCATCGGAGCATTGTCACTGAAAGGAATCCATTCTGGCGGACCAAGAGGAGGGGATGAATTAGGCTTGACGGGTCCAGGGACCCGGGATCCCCAGTGGGTCCATTTTCCGTCGATCGGTTCAAGGTCGCGCCTGGGAATTTGTATGAAGCAACAAATTTATTTGGGCCACCTCGGCTCCAACCCCGACTGACAAGTCGGTCGGAATGATCAAGGCCCGTGTCCATGACTGCAAAGCAGCCAAAGGCCGGTTCAATACCTAGGCTCCAACTGGGGGTTCCGATTGGGCTCCGCCTAACACGTGCCTGCCTTCCCGACTGGTAGGGCAGTCGGAAGGCCGGACTCAGCTTACTAgcgggtcccggtc
The sequence above is drawn from the Panicum hallii strain FIL2 chromosome 7, PHallii_v3.1, whole genome shotgun sequence genome and encodes:
- the LOC112901454 gene encoding transcription repressor OFP13-like; this translates as MPPSLHPPHLHFHKLKRRHHPAAMAKKGLVAILYKLRDVHRPPSSPASPSPLPSTPSAHYAQRCYPPPPSAWPWPSCRHPRTSSFRGPKDDDAAVFRTANTVYDTNSEQFLRRLSIDEAACIDRSPLALPPGEAAAEQVEEEEEKEMQLRETAVVRGMRSERLFFEPAGAEFLPKQETAPARGENEAAAVLCVKNEEQSTATAPHKNESAAEAQAAAVKGGAVVVTVESKDPYGDFRASMAEMVAAHGLRDWEALEELLAWYLKLNAKGVHAAIVGAFIDLLVSMQPQAASPLPSPPSPSPSSSCITFEEYSSATFDEEEGKS